In Bradyrhizobium symbiodeficiens, the genomic stretch CGCCTATTTGCCGTTCGGCGCAGGGCCGCGCGTCTGCATCGGCGCGCCGTTCGCGCAAGCCGAATCCGTACTGGCGCTGGCCCGGCTGATCGGCGCGTTCCGGGTCGAGCTCGCCGACCAGGCGAATCCCGTGATCCCGCTGGGCGTCGTCACGACCCAGCCGGACCACTCACCCATGTTCCGCATCACACGTCGGTGACGGGCTCCTCGTCTGGCCGATGGCGTGATCCACCCTAGATAGAGTCCCGCCATGAGCGACATTCAGGCCCAGTTTTCCGTTCTCAAGCAGACCGCCGACGCCAAGGTGGTCGATGCGATTGCGCGTCTGATCGAGGACGGCGAGGATCACGAGCTCAACCGCGTCAATGTCCTCGACTTCGCCACGCAGCATGCCGTCGACGAAGAACACGCGATCTCGGCCTTCCTGCATGCGGCGCGGCTCGGGCTTTTCGATCTCGGCTGGAACGTACTGTGTCCCGGCTGCGGCGGCGTGCTCGGCGCGCATACGACGCTGAAGGCGCTCAAGCCCGACGACTATCACTGCGCGCTCTGCGCTTGCGGCTACAAGGCCTCCGTCGACGATCAGGTCGAGGTCTCCTTCACCGTGAATCCGCGGGTCCGGCGCATCGCGGCGCACGACCCCGATACGCTTCCGGTGTGGGAGTATTTCAAGCAGGTGTTCTGGAGCTCCGGCGTCGACTTCAACAAGGACTCGTTCGCGACGCTGGCGAACGAGGTGACGCTGGATACGATGGAGCTGCCGGCCGGCGAGAAGGCGACCATGTCGCTGCAACTGCCTGGTGACTTCGTCATCATTTTCGAGCCGGTGACGCACGCCGCCCATTTCATCGACGTCCAGGGCGAGCCGACCAAAGACCGCCAGCAACTCGCCATTATGTACAACAAGATGCAGGCCCCGACCGGAACCACGACCATGCGGCCGGGCCCGCTGCGGCTGTCGCTGGAG encodes the following:
- a CDS encoding adenylate/guanylate cyclase domain-containing protein, giving the protein MSDIQAQFSVLKQTADAKVVDAIARLIEDGEDHELNRVNVLDFATQHAVDEEHAISAFLHAARLGLFDLGWNVLCPGCGGVLGAHTTLKALKPDDYHCALCACGYKASVDDQVEVSFTVNPRVRRIAAHDPDTLPVWEYFKQVFWSSGVDFNKDSFATLANEVTLDTMELPAGEKATMSLQLPGDFVIIFEPVTHAAHFIDVQGEPTKDRQQLAIMYNKMQAPTGTTTMRPGPLRLSLENQAGVRVLPSVFIAAEALHHLIGQRKPFLTAKRMLSNQTFRDVFKADNLSLDQRLQITSLTFLFTDLKGSTALYERVGDLAAFDLVRAHFHALLEIISSEKGAVVKTIGDAVMATFVRPEHAIVAGLRMRSAMDELNKRRGTDDLIVKIGIHEGPCLAVMLNERQDYFGQTVNIAARVQSLSTAQEIHITGPVLDAPAVAEVLKQREIRPIQKQAALRGIADKMVVYEIP